CTCGATCCAGTTTTCCGTGCGCGCCGGGCTGGTGGCGAACTGCGGCGTGCCGGCCCACGCCGGACTGCCCATGGCCTCGACCAGACGCTCCCAATGCACGTCCATCGGAGCCGGGATCGTGACGTAGCCGTCCTTGCACGGCAGATAGAAGTTCGGCATGCGGCCGATCGTTGTCGGATTGAGCAGGCGATTGTACGTGCCGCCCCAATAGGAATACGTGGTGACGTCGCGATGCTGCATGGACGCTACCGCGGCCTGCTGGCTCACATCCAGATGACATCCCTGCTGTGTCTTGGCACGCCCGAGAAGCGCCGTCAGGCTCGCGAGGCCGGCGCACAGACCAGCGATGGTCTCGGCGGTGAAGGATGATGGATGCAGCGGCGGCTCGTGCTCAAGATCGTTCGCGGCGTCGGGCATCCCGGGCGTGCTGTAGGCAATGCCGCCCATTGCATAGGTCACCAGTTCGTCGCCGCGCCGGTTGGCCCAAGGCCCTTTCATTCCAAACGGTGTGATCGTGGTGACGATCAATCGCGGATATCGGGCCCGGAGTTCCGCCGGCATGAGGCCGGCCGCGCGCAGGCGCTCGATCGGAAGATTGGTGACGAAGATGTCGGCCGGCGCCAGAAGACGGTCCAGCGCCTTTCGTCCATCAGCGCTCGCGCAATCGAGGACGACACCCCGCTTGTTGATGTTGAGATAGAGAAACAGCCCGCTTGCCTCGGGATCGGGCCGGCCATCGGGGAACGGTCCGCGACGCCGGCTGGAATCGCCGTCAGGTCCCTCCACCTTGATGACCTCGGCGCCGAAGTCGCCAAGCAGCTTGGCAGCGTACGGTCCCGCCGTGCCGTCGCCGAGCTCGACGACAGAAAGCCCGGCAAGCGGCCCGACAGCGGGAATTTGCGATGCAACGTTCATGAACTAGCTCCGCATCGCGGCCAGGCGATCCAGCCCCGCTTCGGCTTCCGTCACCATCGACATCAGAATGTCGCGCGCCGGACGCTTGCGCGTGAGCATGCCGGCAATCTGTCCGGCGGGATTGTTGATCAGTTCATGACGGCCGGCAGCCTCTGCTGCCGCGATGAGGTCATCCATCAACACGCCCTGGAGCGGCATCGGCAGCGATCGCAGACCCGATTCATCCCAGGCCTTGATGACGTCGTTGCGGTAGTCGCGCGCCGTCTTGCCCGTGTAGGCGCGCGTGATGACGAAGTCCTCGGTGCTGCCGCAGATGATCTCCTGCTGGTGCGCCGGATAGAGGTGAGATTCCTCGGCGAGCAGGAATGCCGTGCCGACCCAGGCGCCCACCGCTCCGAGCGCCAGCGCCGCGAGAAGCGTGCGGCCGTCTGCGATCGCGCCGGCAGCGATGACCGGCACAGGGCTGACGGCGTCAACGACCATTGGGATGAGCGGAAAATTCGCGACGGTCCCGGTGTGACCGCCGGCCTCGTAACCCTGCGCGATCACATAATCCACGCCGGCGGCCACCTGCCGCTTGGCGTTGCGGACGTTGCCGACCAGGCCCAGCACCTTCATGCCGGCCTGATGCGCCAGCGGCACCACCCAGGCCGGATCGCCGAGGCCCGCGGCGAACACCGCGATCCGCTCCTCCAGACAGACGTCGACCTGACGACGGATGAAGTCCGCCGACATCACGCCGGCCGACGGCATGACCGGCTTGAGCCCGAACTTCTCGACCAGCGAACGAGAGAAAGCCATGTGCTGAGGATGATCGCGCTCGATCCGCGCTCGCATTTCGGCACGGTCCGGCGTCGCCGCCGCCATGCTGGCCGGGAGCAGCAAATCCACGCCGAACGGCCGACCGGTGAGATTGCGGACCTTGCGGATGCGGCGGCGGACCTCATCGCCGTCGAGCCAGGAGCAACCGAGAATTCCCATGCCGCCGGCTTCACACACCGCCGCCACGAGTTCGGGCGGCGTGGCATGTCCTTTGACGCCCATGCCGGCGAGAAAGATCGGATACTCGATCTTCAGATCGTCACAGAGACTTGTATGCAGCACGCTTTTGCTCATTTGCCGTCTCGACGTTCACGGAAAGTCGCGTTGCAGTTTGGGATCGAGCAGATCGCGAATGGCGTCACCGAGCAGGTTCGACGCCAGAACCATCAGGAAGATCGCAAGCCCCGGGAAAATAACGATCCAGGGCGCGACCAGCGCCAACGATGTGGCGGAACCGGACATCATCAAGCCCCACGAGGCTT
The Rhodoplanes sp. Z2-YC6860 genome window above contains:
- a CDS encoding CaiB/BaiF CoA transferase family protein; translation: MNVASQIPAVGPLAGLSVVELGDGTAGPYAAKLLGDFGAEVIKVEGPDGDSSRRRGPFPDGRPDPEASGLFLYLNINKRGVVLDCASADGRKALDRLLAPADIFVTNLPIERLRAAGLMPAELRARYPRLIVTTITPFGMKGPWANRRGDELVTYAMGGIAYSTPGMPDAANDLEHEPPLHPSSFTAETIAGLCAGLASLTALLGRAKTQQGCHLDVSQQAAVASMQHRDVTTYSYWGGTYNRLLNPTTIGRMPNFYLPCKDGYVTIPAPMDVHWERLVEAMGSPAWAGTPQFATSPARTENWIELRMRLIDWTMTLSGEELYGLANQTQLPIFQFYPVRKLVQCDQVAARNSVVDIEIGHRRAKMPGAPFTMRATPWTMRLPAPRLGEHNAMLLDEPERAVS
- a CDS encoding NAD(P)H-dependent flavin oxidoreductase, with the translated sequence MSKSVLHTSLCDDLKIEYPIFLAGMGVKGHATPPELVAAVCEAGGMGILGCSWLDGDEVRRRIRKVRNLTGRPFGVDLLLPASMAAATPDRAEMRARIERDHPQHMAFSRSLVEKFGLKPVMPSAGVMSADFIRRQVDVCLEERIAVFAAGLGDPAWVVPLAHQAGMKVLGLVGNVRNAKRQVAAGVDYVIAQGYEAGGHTGTVANFPLIPMVVDAVSPVPVIAAGAIADGRTLLAALALGAVGAWVGTAFLLAEESHLYPAHQQEIICGSTEDFVITRAYTGKTARDYRNDVIKAWDESGLRSLPMPLQGVLMDDLIAAAEAAGRHELINNPAGQIAGMLTRKRPARDILMSMVTEAEAGLDRLAAMRS